Genomic window (Candidatus Hydrogenedentota bacterium):
ATCAGCCGCCGAATTGCCCCAATAATTCCCGGCCCGGCAAGGTTGACTCTTTCGGCGCCCTCTTCGAGTCTGGACCGCGGCGGTTGCGAACACACGCGCGCGAGCACCGCCGTGATGTTATCGGGACCACCCGCTTCCAGCGCGCGCCCAACCAAAACGCGCGCCGCCCCTTGGAGATTGTCTCCCGCGAGCGCCTTCGAAATCTCAGCATCGTCCACAACATTCGACAAACCGTCCGAACAGATGAGGATCGTGTCATTGAGTCTAAGCTTCAACGCAAAGAGGTCCACCTTGACGGCTTCTTTGGTGCCAACCGCGCGTGTGATAAGGTTCTTCAGCGAATGCGTGCGCGCTTCCTGCTCTGAGATGTAACCGTTACGCACTTGCTCCGCGACGAGGCTGTGGTCGTCGGTTAGTTGGCAAACGGGGTCTTTCCCTCGGCGCAGGTACACCCGGCTGTCGCCAACCTGCGCGATGTATGCGTGGTCTCCGATGATTGTCACAGCCGAGACCGTGGTTCCCATGCCAAAGTATTCAGGATGATTCTCCGCCTCTTCGAAAATGCGGCGGTTGGCCTGCTCGATGGAATCGCGTAAGCGGGAGGGGACATTTTGCTCGGTCGAGTTGTAGTACTCGTCGACCATAGTCTGAAGAGCCAGCCGGCTTGCGAAATCGCCCCCGCTGACGCCGCCCATACCGTCCGCAACCGCGAGAAACACACCCCGCTCATTTACAATGAGTCTATCTTCGGGCGCACACAAGATACACCCGTCCTCATTGCGGGTTCGCTTTTTGCCAACGTCGGACAGCAGATGAGCCTGCAAGTACGAGCCAGCCCAGTGATACTCGAAGCTGCCGCCCTTATCGGGGCCAGACTGCGTGAGAGGAATCACCGCCATGCGAGGCGTCTCTCGGGGCGTAGCATATTTAGTCGCGTCCACAATCCAAGTAATTGTCCGTGCGGCGATAGTGTATTCGTCATCGAAAAATAATGCAACCCTATCACCTCTGTACAAGCGACAAAATAACGCATACCCCAGCGGAGCATTCGCTCAACACGGCCACCTTGCCGCACAGCAAAATCAGCAATTAACCTGGAGGATACTCGATTAAATGGCCAACGCGCGATAACGCTTGCGCTTAGCCTGCGGTCCCGCCGGGTTGATTTCCCCTATATTCTCGACCACCTTGGCAACCGCCGTCGCAATGCACTCCATGTCCTTCTTGGTGCCAAGCAGAACGTGATGGTGTACCGCCACGCCGTTCGAAAAATGCGCCGATTCGCAAACCGGCAGCGATAGGCGGCTGGGATCGATCTTCTTCCAGTATTCGGGAGAAAGATTGTGCCTGCGCTTCGTGTGAGGCTTATACAGCGAGCACCGGTTGAGTGGCTCGTAGGGAGGCTCAAATCCCGCCCCTGTCTCCGCTGAAAGCGCTGCTGAGAAATGCGCGTTATTGATGCCCTTTGCCGGGATCTTGTTCCAATCCAGGCGGAAGGCAAAATTGAAGTAGCTCGCTTGCGTGATCTCTTTCCGGCGGCGCATCGGCACGATGCCCGGAATCTGCGCCAGCAGCGAGTTCAAATAAATCGCATTCTCGTCGCGATGCTTCACTTGCGCATCAAGGCGCGACAGACCACCCAACAGGATGCCCGCTTGCCACTCCGTTAACCGGAAGTTGCCCGACTGTATGGCGTGCGTGAAATCGTCTTTGTAACCGCGGCCGCAATTGCGCAACGAATACAGGCGCTCGAATAGCACCTTATCCTGGCACATGTTGAAGCCGCCTTCGCCGCACGAAAGCACCTTGCTTTCCTGGAAACTGAAACTGCCGATATCGCCCAGCGCGCCGACGCCCTTGCCTTTCCAGAATGCACCGTGCTGGTGCGCGCAGTCTTCAATCAGATACAAGCCGTGGTTCTTGCACAGCTTTTGAAGCTTGGTCATATCCGCCATGCTTCCGTACAAATGCACGACGATCACGGCCTTCGTCTTCTTGGTGATGGCCGCTTCGACCTTCGCCAAGTCGAGACACCACGTGTCGGGTTCAACATCCACAAGCACGGGGACCGCGTTCACATCCAACACGGCGGCAGCCGTCGCTTGCCACGTTATTCCAGGGACGATGACTTCATCGTATGCGCCGATATCGAGTGCTTCCATGGCAAGCTGAATGCCCACGGTCCCGTTTGCGCAACACAGTCCATACTTCGACCGATGATAGGCCGCAAACTCACGCGCGAACTGCCATTCGTACGGTCCATCAAAAGACCACCGATTGGATTTCGTGATGGCCGAAAGCAAGCGCACGTCGCTCTCGGTGTGGATAGGCCATTGGGGCCACTTGGCCGACTCTTTTCTGACAGGTGTGCCCCCATTGATCGCCAACTTGCCCATGACAGATTGTCCTCCTTCGCTCCATGTCAGAAAGGAATCGTGGTCTCGATACGGAATGCGAAAGACTACCACCTTGACCTGGTTGTTCGCAATAAGTTCCTACATAAGTTCCTACATAAGGAGCCTGCGTCATGAATTAGGGAGTAGCAGCCTTTTGGAGATCCTCCAGCCTCGCTGACCTGGCGCCACCCAATGGCCGGACTTCCGCGCCATAGGCGCACCGCACATCGGTTTGGACATCCACCCGAATGTAACACCACCCAATGGTCGGACTTCCGCGCCAAAGGCGCATCGCATAATAGCCTTGGGCAGGGTCCGCCGATTCCCCGAAACGAAGTGGAGGGGCAAAGGAGGACGACGCCCAAGGTTACAGCCCCTCCTTAACGACCGCTCTGTAGGCGCGGCACACGCCTCCGATTACCGCATGCTCCCATACAAAACGACTACTCCAGGAGCCGGGGTCTGCGAAGTTGGAGCATTGCGGAGAAGCGCCGTCCCCCAAAGTAAAGGAGGCGTGCAAGGACCACAACAGGCAACTCATAGACAACCAGCCTGCGAGGACCTCCAGAACGTACAAGACTTTGTGGGGATCTTCAAAATATCTCAGGTCCCCTTAGGTTGTTGAGCCTCTGTGGCCTCCACTGGGAAGAATACGACCGAGAAGCGGGCAATGTTTTCCACAGACCACAGTCTCTGAAAACGCCTCCAATGCTTAACCTATTGGGCCTTAAGGGATTGAAAGAGAGACCATCCTTGGCATGGGCATTGCACTTGCCTTTCTCGACGGAGAAGTTTTTAGGTCCAGTTTTGTGGAAAGGAGGAGATCTAGACGTGCCTTTTGAGGGGGTGAGCGCGGTTCGCGTACTGCAGGAAGGGATGCGGGTTGCGGTCCTCAACCAGAACCTTCTTGCCAACAATATCGCGAACGTCGACACCCCCAACTACAACCCGGTGCGCCTGGATTTCCAGGCTACCCTTCGTGATGCCCTAGATGGAAACGGGCGCGTCTCTCTCCGCAAGACCCTGCCCCAACATCTTGAGGCTGAACGTTGGCAGCCACAATTTAAGCGGGTTGCGCTTACGTCGAAAAATGATTACAATAAGGTCGACCTGGAACAAGAGATGGCCGATTTGGCCGAAAATACCGGAAGGTATACAACATATGGTAGTCTCTTGGCCAAACAGTTTAAGATGGTTAAAGACATGTTGACCGGCGTCAGGTAGGAGCCTCGGTACGATGCTTGAGGCAATATCAGCGAGAGAAATCGCGGTGAGCGGACTCCGAGCCCAACGGACTCGGATGAACGTCATTGCGAACAACATCGCAAATGCCCTGACGCCCGCCACGGTCAAGGGCGGGGCGTTTCGGCGCCAGATGGCCATTTTGTCGGGCGAACAACTCCAGCCCATGCTGGAGCCGGAGAAGTTCGGCGTCAAGGTCAAGGAAGTCCTAAGCGATCCGTCCCCGTTGAGGCAAGTCTATGACCCGCATCATCCCTTTGCGGATGAAAACGGGTACGTGGAATACCCCAACGTGGACTTGTCGGTGGAGATGGTCGATTTGGTTTCCGCGCAACGGGCCTACGAGGCAAACGTTGCGGTGGTCTTGTCCGGTAAGCGCATGAGCCAAAAGGCGCTCGAGATCTTACAGGTATAGGCGATGAGCACAACGGGACATAAACGAGAACTGCTCGGAGTAGGGCGTGTGGGGAGTAAGCATCATGGCTGACCCCATCAATCCCCTATCCGTAGGCGGCGTTGGTCCGAAGCGGGTTGAATTCGATCCGTCGTTGATGCGAACTGCCCCGACGCAAACGCCGGGTGAAGGCAAGTCCTTCAAGGAAGTGCTGGCCGAGTCGATCGGGGAAGTGCAACGCCTGCAGACCGAAGCCGACATGACCATCAAGAAGCTGGTGGCAGGCGAAATTAAGGATGTCACCGAAGCGGTGGTCGCCGTGGAAAAGGCAGACTTGTCTTTTCAAACGATGATGACCGTCCGCAACAAGATTGTGGCCGCATACGAAGAGATTATGCGGATGCAAGTGTAACGGCGAGAGGCGGATAGCCGCCTCGAACCGATGCGCATCGTGGCGTTTTGGACCGACGCCATGAGTTGAATAGGGGTGAGGGGAGTAATCCAGTCACCCAACGAAGACAGGACAATTTCTGTGAGAATTCTCCGTCAACTCGCAGGGAGCGTCCGGTCGCAGTGGCATGACCTGCCGCTGAGCGACCGGTATCGCTGTATGGTCGTAGGGTGTCTCGCGCCG
Coding sequences:
- a CDS encoding Stp1/IreP family PP2C-type Ser/Thr phosphatase, which gives rise to MAVIPLTQSGPDKGGSFEYHWAGSYLQAHLLSDVGKKRTRNEDGCILCAPEDRLIVNERGVFLAVADGMGGVSGGDFASRLALQTMVDEYYNSTEQNVPSRLRDSIEQANRRIFEEAENHPEYFGMGTTVSAVTIIGDHAYIAQVGDSRVYLRRGKDPVCQLTDDHSLVAEQVRNGYISEQEARTHSLKNLITRAVGTKEAVKVDLFALKLRLNDTILICSDGLSNVVDDAEISKALAGDNLQGAARVLVGRALEAGGPDNITAVLARVCSQPPRSRLEEGAERVNLAGPGIIGAIRRLIS
- a CDS encoding DegT/DnrJ/EryC1/StrS family aminotransferase — its product is MGKLAINGGTPVRKESAKWPQWPIHTESDVRLLSAITKSNRWSFDGPYEWQFAREFAAYHRSKYGLCCANGTVGIQLAMEALDIGAYDEVIVPGITWQATAAAVLDVNAVPVLVDVEPDTWCLDLAKVEAAITKKTKAVIVVHLYGSMADMTKLQKLCKNHGLYLIEDCAHQHGAFWKGKGVGALGDIGSFSFQESKVLSCGEGGFNMCQDKVLFERLYSLRNCGRGYKDDFTHAIQSGNFRLTEWQAGILLGGLSRLDAQVKHRDENAIYLNSLLAQIPGIVPMRRRKEITQASYFNFAFRLDWNKIPAKGINNAHFSAALSAETGAGFEPPYEPLNRCSLYKPHTKRRHNLSPEYWKKIDPSRLSLPVCESAHFSNGVAVHHHVLLGTKKDMECIATAVAKVVENIGEINPAGPQAKRKRYRALAI
- the flgB gene encoding flagellar basal body rod protein FlgB codes for the protein MPFEGVSAVRVLQEGMRVAVLNQNLLANNIANVDTPNYNPVRLDFQATLRDALDGNGRVSLRKTLPQHLEAERWQPQFKRVALTSKNDYNKVDLEQEMADLAENTGRYTTYGSLLAKQFKMVKDMLTGVR
- the flgC gene encoding flagellar basal body rod protein FlgC is translated as MLEAISAREIAVSGLRAQRTRMNVIANNIANALTPATVKGGAFRRQMAILSGEQLQPMLEPEKFGVKVKEVLSDPSPLRQVYDPHHPFADENGYVEYPNVDLSVEMVDLVSAQRAYEANVAVVLSGKRMSQKALEILQV
- the fliE gene encoding flagellar hook-basal body complex protein FliE translates to MRTAPTQTPGEGKSFKEVLAESIGEVQRLQTEADMTIKKLVAGEIKDVTEAVVAVEKADLSFQTMMTVRNKIVAAYEEIMRMQV